One part of the Hydra vulgaris chromosome 01, alternate assembly HydraT2T_AEP genome encodes these proteins:
- the LOC136074670 gene encoding zinc finger BED domain-containing protein 4-like, which yields MTAHWLNNEFSQQRAVLRVMHFPESHTGKNISEYLHKGLRSFEIPHTKIHIVLRDNAANMVAGVRDSGFKSIPCFIHTIQLCIHDSILSQQSVKEILVCWRRLATHFHHSPTAAAKLEAIQEQLGTNKHRLIQDVTTRWNSSYNMIERMLDQRVPLATYTANHATQSTLNSFQWGLLDKVFYILEPFKTLTVNLSKREAFLSDVIPSIMALKVFFNQALICEAFLSINTLVEQLKESVDKRLSIFLHDKYLCLSTFCDPRYKLMYQKEDESVIKKLAKCADSRNAAT from the coding sequence ATGACAGCACACTGGCTCAATAATGAATTTTCCCAACAGAGAGCAGTACTCAGAGTTATGCATTTTCCAGAAAGTCACACAGGAAAAAATATAAGTGAGTATTTACACAAAGGTTTGCGAAGTTTTGAAATTCCACACACAAAAATTCACATTGTTTTACGAGATAATGCTGCCAACATGGTAGCTGGCGTTAGAGACAGTGGTTTTAAGTCAATTCCATGTTTTATACATACAATACAGTTATGTATACATGACTCAATTTTGTCGCAACAATCTGTGAAAGAAATTTTAGTTTGTTGGAGACGTCTGGCAACACATTTTCACCATTCACCAACAGCAGCAGCAAAATTAGAAGCAATTCAGGAACAACTTGGTACAAATAAGCATAGGTTAATACAAGATGTTACTACAAGATGGAATAGTTCTTACAATATGATTGAAAGGATGCTTGATCAAAGAGTCCCTTTGGCAACTTATACAGCCAATCATGCTACCCAATCAACATTAAATTCATTCCAATGGGGCTTattagataaagttttttatattttagaaccatttaaaactttaaccGTTAATCTCAGCAAACGTGAGGCATTTTTATCAGATGTTATTCCTTCGATTATGGctcttaaagtattttttaatcaagCATTAATTTGTGAGgcttttttaagtataaatactTTAGTTGAACAATTGAAAGAGTCAGTAGACAAAAGACTGAGTATATTTTTACATGATAAGTATTTATGTCTTTCTACTTTTTGTGACCCTAGATATAAACTAATGTATCAAAAGGAAGATGAGagtgtaataaaaaaactggcTAAATGCGCAGATTCAAGAAATGCAGCAACATAA
- the LOC136074671 gene encoding uncharacterized protein LOC136074671 codes for MMQMEWNGMIEWNRMVQWNDAKHVSDEKNSLFCFYCVLFGGESLWAENGCKDMKHLSERIQKHESSKTQIDKAKFVSLQADETTDVSCRSQFVIILRYLKGYKPVERFIAFIDVQDRTAMGLTNVLKEKLNCFCQKERLIAQAYDGAAVMRGSRNGVQSLMKKVYPNVHYVHCYAHQFNLVLKKIPKVCETRWNFRSKIVTCIKENKTKIGECFNKIINDEGWDDTSVWQSLGFKKCLEDLEFNFFLSFFYSILKHVDVLYNILQSSNSNTITIKEAFEKFELSINFVRNSITDNVSGSILNN; via the exons ATGATGCAAATGGAATGGAATGGAATGATTGAATGGAATAGAATGGTTCAATGGAATGATGCAAAACA TGTAAGTGATGAAAAAAATtcgttgttttgtttttattgtgttttgttTGGTGGCGAGAGCTTGTGGGCAGAAAATGGCTGTAAAGATATGAAACATCTTTCTGAGCGAATACAAAAACACGAATCCAGTAAAACACAA ATTGATAAAGCAAAATTCGTTTCCTTGCAAGCAGATGAAACAACTGATGTATCTTGTCGTTCTCAGTTCGTCATTATTTTGCGTTATTTAAAAGGTTATAAACCAGTTGAAagatttatagcatttattgATGTTCAAGATAGAACTGCTATGGGTCTTACAaatgtattaaaagaaaaattaaattgtttttgtcaGAAGGAAAGATTAATTGCACAGGCTTATGATGGCGCAGCAGTTATGAGAGGATCAAGGAATGGAGTACAAAGTctaatgaaaaaagtttaccCAAATGTCCATTATGTTCACTGCTATGCACAccaatttaatttagttttgaaaaaa ATACCAAAAGTTTGCGAAACACGATGGAATTTTCGTTCAAAAATAGTTACTTgcataaaagaaaacaaaacaaagattggggaatgttttaataaaattataaacgaTGAAGGATGGGATGATACAAGCGTGTGGCAATCTTTGGGgttcaaaaaatgtttggaaGATTTAgagttcaacttttttttatcttttttttattcaattttaaaacatgttgaTGTACTTTACAATATATTGCAATCAAGTAACAGCAACACTATTACAATCAAGGAggcttttgaaaaatttgagtTATCTATAAATTTTGTGCGAAATAGCATCACTGATAATGTTTCTGGATCGATTCTTAACAATTGA